From Pan paniscus chromosome 9, NHGRI_mPanPan1-v2.0_pri, whole genome shotgun sequence, the proteins below share one genomic window:
- the TAF1D gene encoding TATA box-binding protein-associated factor RNA polymerase I subunit D: MDKSGIDSLDHVTSDAVELANRRDNSSDSSLFKTQCIPYSPKGEKRNPIRKFVHTPESVHASDSSDSSFEPIPLTIKAIFERFKNRKKRYKKKKKRRYQPTGRPRGRPEGRRNPIYSLIDKKKQFRSRGSGFPFLESENEKNAPWRKILTFEQAVARGFFNYIEKLKYEHHLKESLKQMNVGEDLENEDFDSRRYKFLDDDGSISPIEESTAEDEDATHLEDNECDIKLAGDSFIVSSEFPVRLSVYLEEEDITEEAALSKKRATKAKNTGQRGLKM, encoded by the exons ATGGATAAATCAGGAATAGATTCTCTTGACCATGTGACATCTGATGCTGTGGAACTTGCAAATCGAAG agATAACTCTTCTGATAGCAGCTTATTTAAAACTCAGTGTATCCCTTACTCACCTAAAGGGGAGAAAAGAAACCCCATTCGAAAATTTGTTCATACACCTGAAAGTGTTCACGCAAGTGATTCAAGTGACTCATCTTTTGAACCAATACCATTGACTATAAAAGCTATTTTTGAAAGATTCAAGAACAGGAAAAAgagatataaaaaaaagaaaaagaggaggtaCCAGCCAACAGGAAGACCACGGGGAAGaccagaaggaaggagaaatccTATATACTCACTAATAGATAAGAAGAAACAATTTAGAAGCAGAGGATCTGGCTTCCCATTTTTAGAATCAGAGAATGAAAAAAACGCACCTTGGAGAAAAATTTTAACGTTTGAG CAAGCTGTTGCAAGAGGATTTTTTAACTATATTGAAAAACTGAAGTATGAACACCACCTGAAAGAATCATTGAAGCAAATGAATGTTGGTGAAGATTTagaaaatgaagattttgatagtcgTAGATACAAATTTTTGGATGATGATGGATCCATTTCTCCTATTGAGGAGTCaac AGCAGAGGATGAGGATGCAACACATCTTGAAGATAACGAATGTGATATCAAATTGGCA GGGGATAGTTTCATAGTAAGTTCTGAGTTCCCTGTAAGACTGAGTGTATACTTAGAAGAAGAGGATATTACTGAAGAAGCTGCTTTGTCTAAAAAGAGAGCTACAAAAGCCAAAAATACTGGACAGAGAGGCCTGAAAATGTGA